From Candidatus Vondammii sp. HM_W22, one genomic window encodes:
- a CDS encoding esterase/lipase family protein: MYGIWMKGLKMLLLGRRLSAEGLAIHYLRHKSLTEPPPANARKLAEFIQRLDAETVHLATYSLGGLVLLHLFDLFSGQPPGRVVVLDSPVQGSGVTKNMPNHDWLKPLLGRSLDRGLQGESNGTVAVEETYLPGATAFCSLNVGHMSLLFSGEVARSMAGFIRQGNF; the protein is encoded by the coding sequence ATGTATGGTATCTGGATGAAAGGGCTGAAGATGTTGCTGCTTGGCCGGCGGTTATCGGCTGAAGGTCTTGCTATTCACTACCTTCGCCACAAATCATTGACGGAGCCGCCACCGGCGAATGCCCGAAAACTGGCGGAATTCATCCAACGGCTCGATGCAGAGACTGTTCATCTGGCGACCTATAGTTTGGGTGGACTTGTTTTGCTGCATCTGTTTGATCTTTTTTCCGGGCAGCCGCCAGGTCGCGTGGTGGTGCTTGACTCTCCCGTTCAGGGAAGTGGCGTAACCAAGAATATGCCGAATCATGACTGGCTGAAGCCTCTGCTGGGCCGCAGTCTGGACCGTGGATTGCAGGGAGAGAGTAATGGCACAGTCGCGGTTGAGGAGACATATCTTCCCGGCGCAACAGCTTTTTGCAGCCTCAATGTGGGGCATATGAGCCTGCTGTTTTCTGGCGAGGTTGCCCGATCTATGGCTGGGTTCATACGACAAGGGAATTTTTAG